A single region of the Streptomyces sp. NBC_00236 genome encodes:
- a CDS encoding dihydrofolate reductase family protein, producing the protein MRIVISEFISLDGVVQAPGGAEEDTDGGFAHGGWSHPFFDPEVVGGAFDNAMSSAEALLFGRRTWQTMAGAWPERAGDPFADRMNGIEKYVVTDTLGDDDLTWNNTERIPGKQFAGRIQELREKDGGNLLVMGSPTLVRGLLGEGLVDELRLVIMPVLLGGGKSIFPADGGLRTLELVAHATSDAGVQVCTYRTVAKG; encoded by the coding sequence ATGCGCATCGTCATCAGTGAGTTCATCAGCCTGGACGGCGTCGTACAGGCGCCGGGCGGTGCCGAGGAGGACACGGACGGCGGCTTCGCCCACGGCGGCTGGTCGCACCCGTTCTTCGACCCGGAGGTGGTGGGCGGCGCCTTCGACAACGCGATGAGCTCGGCCGAGGCACTGCTCTTCGGCCGCCGTACCTGGCAGACGATGGCGGGCGCGTGGCCGGAGCGGGCCGGTGACCCGTTCGCGGACCGGATGAACGGGATCGAGAAATACGTCGTGACCGACACCCTCGGAGACGACGACCTGACGTGGAACAACACCGAGCGCATCCCGGGCAAGCAGTTCGCCGGGCGGATTCAGGAACTGCGCGAGAAGGACGGCGGGAACCTGCTGGTCATGGGCAGCCCCACGCTCGTACGCGGCCTGCTCGGCGAGGGGCTCGTCGACGAACTCCGGCTCGTGATCATGCCGGTACTGCTCGGCGGCGGGAAGTCGATCTTCCCGGCGGACGGAGGACTGCGCACCCTGGAGCTGGTCGCGCACGCCACCAGTGACGCGGGCGTGCAGGTGTGCACGTACCGGACGGTGGCGAAGGGCTGA